The Terriglobus sp. RCC_193 genome contains a region encoding:
- a CDS encoding homoserine dehydrogenase encodes MAKQTAASAATKVAILGFGTVGSSVAQLLRGQKFPGIELTHIYNRGVERKRTGATAKGLHSGIVWTENIQDILKSDVDVVIETIGGIDPIEGWLRKALSSGKHVVTANKQLIAYKGAGLAKLARENNRVLVYNAAVAGGVPVIPATLHGLQGDRITRLSGILNGTCNFMLSHMERGAEYADVLKQAQAAGYAEADPTADVDGYDARAKLCILVRAAMQIGINPDDVPAQTIRNVSAVDFAYAKELGCTVRQIARAELRGGVLRARVAPMLVPKSSPIAWSHGTQNMVVTSGEFGGDVVFSGHGAGGNPTAVAIVSDLLAVVHGSNSVALPVKKKSVTGEFLAPHYLRFIVRDKPGIVSAISGALTKVGANIDSILQRPGYPKDALPFVVTTEPTLTSTVEAAVKTIAKMNTMLEAPLCLQMLVEDDRAED; translated from the coding sequence ATGGCGAAGCAGACTGCGGCAAGCGCGGCAACAAAGGTTGCAATCCTCGGCTTCGGCACGGTGGGATCGTCGGTGGCGCAGTTATTGCGTGGCCAGAAGTTCCCGGGTATCGAACTGACACACATTTACAACCGTGGCGTGGAACGCAAACGCACCGGCGCAACGGCAAAGGGACTGCACAGCGGCATTGTGTGGACTGAAAATATCCAGGACATCCTGAAGTCAGATGTCGATGTCGTTATTGAGACCATTGGTGGTATCGACCCCATTGAAGGGTGGTTGCGCAAGGCTCTCAGCAGCGGTAAGCACGTAGTGACTGCGAACAAACAACTGATTGCCTACAAGGGCGCGGGCCTTGCCAAACTGGCGCGCGAGAACAACCGCGTGCTGGTTTATAACGCTGCGGTTGCCGGTGGTGTCCCGGTCATTCCTGCCACGCTGCATGGCCTGCAGGGCGATCGCATTACGCGTCTCAGCGGCATTCTGAATGGCACCTGCAACTTCATGCTGTCGCATATGGAGCGGGGAGCTGAATATGCAGATGTGCTGAAACAGGCACAGGCCGCCGGCTATGCAGAGGCCGATCCTACGGCAGACGTGGATGGTTACGATGCGCGCGCAAAGCTGTGCATCCTGGTGCGCGCTGCCATGCAGATTGGTATCAACCCCGATGACGTTCCAGCCCAGACCATTCGCAATGTCAGCGCAGTGGACTTTGCCTATGCGAAGGAGCTTGGCTGTACCGTACGGCAGATTGCGCGTGCGGAGCTTCGCGGTGGCGTGCTGCGCGCTCGTGTTGCGCCCATGCTGGTGCCGAAGAGTTCGCCGATCGCGTGGTCGCATGGCACGCAGAACATGGTGGTAACGTCCGGTGAGTTTGGCGGGGACGTAGTCTTTAGCGGGCATGGGGCAGGTGGTAATCCGACGGCTGTGGCCATCGTCAGCGATCTGCTGGCCGTGGTGCATGGATCGAATTCGGTTGCACTCCCAGTCAAGAAAAAGTCCGTCACCGGAGAGTTTCTGGCGCCGCATTATCTTCGTTTCATCGTGCGGGACAAGCCCGGTATCGTATCGGCAATCTCCGGTGCGCTGACGAAGGTCGGAGCGAACATTGACAGCATCCTGCAGCGGCCCGGATACCCGAAGGATGCACTACCTTTTGTTGTCACCACGGAACCAACGTTGACCTCTACAGTGGAAGCCGCCGTGAAAACTATTGCCAAAATGAATACGATGCTGGAGGCGCCACTGTGCCTGCAGATGCTGGTGGAAGACGATCGGGCCGAAGACTAG
- a CDS encoding nucleoside deaminase, whose protein sequence is MSNTVSPDPKFMRMAIELATDNVISGNGGPFGAVVVRNGEVIAAAANTVTFANDPTAHAEVNAIRAACAKLETFQLEDCDVYTSCEPCPMCMAALYWSRCRAVYYGNTKADAAAVGFDDQFLYEEVNRPLEQRRIPFQRMLPGEAIRSFQAWQNSNERIDY, encoded by the coding sequence ATGAGCAATACCGTTTCTCCCGATCCGAAGTTCATGCGCATGGCAATTGAGCTGGCCACAGACAATGTCATCTCGGGGAACGGTGGGCCGTTCGGTGCGGTGGTCGTACGCAATGGCGAAGTGATTGCTGCTGCCGCAAACACCGTAACATTTGCCAACGATCCTACGGCGCACGCCGAGGTAAACGCGATCCGGGCAGCGTGTGCGAAGCTGGAGACCTTCCAGCTTGAGGATTGCGACGTCTACACCTCATGCGAACCCTGCCCCATGTGCATGGCGGCGCTCTACTGGTCGCGTTGCCGGGCGGTGTACTACGGAAATACCAAGGCTGACGCTGCGGCGGTGGGGTTCGACGATCAGTTTCTGTACGAAGAGGTCAATCGGCCGCTGGAACAGCGCCGCATTCCGTTTCAACGCATGTTGCCGGGTGAAGCTATCCGCTCGTTCCAGGCATGGCAAAACAGCAATGAAAGGATCGATTACTAA
- a CDS encoding carboxypeptidase regulatory-like domain-containing protein, with amino-acid sequence MMNFCLSSSRRLSIAILSVSLAGAATLHTPLMYAQTAASATVTGFVLDPDQAAIPGATVTLTPAKGQALVTTSGADGAYTFRNVPAGTYSVTVTMQGFASFVRQGVRVGTATVNLNTAMTVQAESTEINVTTQNTQVSTDPDSNGSSVVIKDKDLEALSDDPDELSSELSALAGPSAGPNGGQIYVDGFTGGTLPPKSSIREIRVNQNPFSAQFDKQGFGRVEVFTKPGTDKYHGNFSLQGNDKSFNTSSPFLGSANQQPDYHRIFFIGSLTGPATKTSSYSIAGSYRDIEDNSIFAGQAITSSPTSPVLCQPGDLTCALNQYPDASRATFHPQKRWDLTPRYDVALGEKNTLTIRYQFEHNSSNNAGLGSTSLNTTAYNSATHEHQLTISDTQIISSKLINETRLQLVRQITSQAPLNTSPTLTLTGYFSGGGSSAGTQNSTNDHLELQNYTSIALQKNFIRAGMRLRVFREALFSNAGSNGTFTYGPTSSCTTSTIGTTTCTPVTSDYNYIHGQPFQYRVTTINNPRAEQSLADVGFYAEDDWKIKPNMTLSYGARLESQSAINSKADIAPRVALSYGIPSKKGNPVTVIRAGWGIFYDRFDLSDVIQTQRQNGINQITNIYGAGRNPDGSVAAITTGCGPSNTTACGTGTVGSKTIYQLGPNLRSSYNMQMALGVDQQMGKRSTISFNYLNTIGDHMYMSRSIPTASGNYVYQYQSGGVYRQNQIIVNVRTQLSPRFSLFGFYTYSNAKANTNGADSFPTDSLNPRTDYGRALFNATNRVFLFGNWNAPYGINLSPFFSVNSGSPYNITTGTDVNGDTVINDRAGFANGVSAGCKTATDFISTGITSANRVPQGYCTGPSNVQGNLRIVKVIGLGAKTGAAARRGGDQAASSGPQGPPPGGGGGSRGGGGGGRGPGGPGGFGGGMSSGHRYTLSVGAQIQNLFNYVPYSTPNGSLSSYNADPSKNLFGKSTSLSSMGPGGSSAAVRTITLQMSFNF; translated from the coding sequence ATGATGAACTTTTGCCTTTCAAGCTCTCGACGCCTGTCGATTGCGATTCTTTCGGTAAGCCTCGCAGGCGCCGCCACTCTACATACACCCCTGATGTATGCGCAGACCGCTGCGTCCGCCACGGTCACCGGATTTGTGCTGGATCCGGATCAGGCTGCGATCCCCGGCGCTACCGTGACGCTGACGCCCGCGAAGGGCCAGGCGCTGGTTACCACCTCCGGTGCAGATGGTGCTTACACCTTCCGCAATGTTCCGGCTGGAACGTATTCGGTAACCGTCACCATGCAGGGTTTTGCTTCGTTTGTCCGCCAGGGTGTGCGGGTGGGAACGGCAACCGTCAATCTCAACACGGCCATGACGGTTCAGGCGGAGTCCACGGAAATCAACGTGACCACGCAGAACACGCAGGTGTCCACGGATCCTGATTCCAATGGCAGCTCGGTTGTTATCAAGGACAAGGATCTGGAAGCGCTGTCGGACGATCCGGACGAGCTTTCGAGCGAGCTGTCGGCGCTGGCCGGTCCTTCTGCAGGCCCGAACGGCGGGCAGATTTACGTGGACGGCTTTACAGGCGGCACGCTTCCGCCGAAGTCCTCCATCCGCGAAATCCGTGTGAACCAGAACCCGTTCTCGGCGCAGTTTGATAAGCAGGGCTTTGGCCGCGTGGAAGTGTTCACGAAGCCGGGTACGGACAAGTATCACGGCAACTTCAGCCTGCAGGGCAACGACAAGTCGTTCAACACGTCCAGCCCGTTCCTTGGTTCCGCGAACCAGCAACCGGATTATCACCGCATCTTCTTCATTGGATCGTTGACTGGCCCGGCGACCAAGACCAGTTCATACTCCATCGCGGGCAGCTACCGCGATATTGAAGACAACAGCATCTTCGCCGGACAGGCCATTACCTCGAGTCCAACCTCCCCTGTGCTGTGCCAGCCGGGCGATCTTACCTGTGCTCTGAATCAGTACCCGGATGCGTCACGTGCCACGTTCCATCCGCAGAAGCGCTGGGACCTGACGCCGCGTTACGACGTGGCACTGGGCGAGAAGAACACGCTGACGATCCGCTATCAGTTTGAGCACAACTCCTCGAATAATGCTGGCCTTGGTTCCACATCGCTGAACACTACGGCGTATAACAGTGCAACCCACGAACATCAGCTCACTATCAGCGATACACAGATCATCAGCAGCAAACTGATTAATGAAACGCGTCTGCAGCTGGTTCGCCAGATCACTTCGCAGGCACCGCTGAACACTTCGCCTACCCTGACCCTGACCGGCTATTTCAGCGGTGGCGGTTCCAGCGCAGGCACGCAAAACAGCACGAACGATCACCTGGAGCTGCAGAACTACACTTCAATCGCCCTGCAGAAGAACTTTATCCGTGCGGGTATGCGTCTGCGTGTCTTCCGTGAAGCGCTCTTCTCCAATGCAGGCTCGAACGGTACGTTCACCTACGGACCGACCTCTTCCTGCACAACCAGTACCATCGGCACGACCACCTGCACGCCCGTGACGTCGGACTACAACTACATCCACGGTCAGCCGTTCCAGTATCGCGTTACCACGATTAACAATCCGCGTGCGGAACAGTCTCTGGCAGATGTGGGCTTCTATGCCGAAGACGACTGGAAGATCAAGCCGAACATGACGCTGAGCTACGGCGCACGTTTGGAATCGCAGAGTGCCATTAACAGCAAGGCCGATATCGCTCCGCGTGTCGCACTTTCCTATGGCATTCCTTCGAAAAAGGGGAATCCTGTAACTGTGATTCGCGCCGGGTGGGGTATCTTCTATGACCGCTTTGATCTGAGTGATGTTATCCAGACACAGCGTCAGAACGGTATCAACCAGATAACCAATATCTATGGTGCGGGTCGCAACCCGGACGGCAGTGTTGCCGCAATCACGACAGGATGCGGTCCTTCGAATACGACTGCTTGTGGCACTGGAACGGTTGGTTCGAAGACGATTTATCAGCTTGGTCCAAATCTGCGTTCTTCCTACAACATGCAGATGGCCCTGGGCGTGGACCAGCAGATGGGCAAACGATCCACGATCTCGTTCAACTACCTGAACACGATCGGCGATCACATGTACATGTCGCGGTCGATTCCGACAGCATCCGGAAACTACGTGTACCAGTACCAGTCCGGTGGCGTGTATCGCCAGAACCAGATCATCGTGAACGTGCGCACACAGCTTAGCCCGCGTTTCTCGCTCTTCGGTTTCTACACCTACAGCAACGCGAAGGCGAATACAAATGGCGCGGATTCCTTCCCGACAGATAGCCTGAATCCAAGGACGGACTATGGTCGTGCACTGTTCAATGCAACGAACCGTGTCTTCCTCTTCGGTAACTGGAATGCGCCGTACGGAATCAACCTGAGCCCGTTCTTCAGCGTGAACTCTGGCAGCCCGTACAACATCACGACCGGAACGGACGTGAACGGCGATACCGTCATCAATGACCGCGCCGGTTTCGCCAACGGAGTTTCCGCAGGCTGCAAGACGGCTACGGACTTCATCTCTACCGGTATTACTTCCGCAAACCGCGTTCCCCAGGGCTATTGCACCGGGCCGTCGAACGTGCAGGGCAACCTGCGTATCGTGAAGGTCATCGGTCTTGGAGCCAAGACGGGCGCTGCGGCGCGTCGTGGTGGTGACCAGGCGGCCAGCAGTGGTCCGCAGGGGCCGCCGCCGGGCGGTGGTGGCGGATCGCGCGGTGGTGGTGGCGGTGGTCGTGGACCTGGTGGTCCAGGCGGCTTCGGTGGCGGTATGTCCTCGGGCCACAGGTACACACTCAGCGTAGGCGCTCAGATTCAGAACCTGTTCAACTACGTTCCGTACTCCACGCCCAACGGTTCGCTGAGCTCATATAACGCGGACCCTTCGAAGAACCTCTTCGGCAAGTCCACTTCGTTGTCCAGCATGGGGCCGGGCGGAAGCTCTGCCGCAGTCCGTACCATCACCCTGCAGATGAGCTTCAACTTCTAA
- a CDS encoding aldehyde dehydrogenase family protein, translating to MPLQSLNPATGDTLRTFATWDEDALQARIAQAHEAATLQRALPLEHRLLCLRKLASLLDEEGVELARTITQETGKTIAASAKEVARCADTCRYYADHAVRLLAPELLPGEGEHAYVQWSPIGVVLAVLPWQSPFWHAFRFCVPVLIAGNAVLLKHAASVPQCSLQIEALVRRAGFPRGALTALLIEDSLVETALANDYVAAVSVCGTEATGRALAAKAGWQLKKSVLHLPGNDPMIVMPSADQDAAIAAVIDAIGKGDSIRRMIVHSEMYTAVMGRLIGAVESLSVGDPMREETRVGPLGTSDAVTLLEEQVKAAVTAGGRVLTGGTRMVGRGNFFEPTLLADVPRNSAVARDAFSGPVCLLFRAHDLQDAIAIANDTPLGRAASVWTKEPAEQQQLIHGVDAGFVALNALPADDPRLPVGGAKRSGYGRELGSQGIREFLVAKTVLLGK from the coding sequence ATGCCACTGCAGTCCCTTAATCCGGCAACAGGAGATACACTCCGCACCTTTGCGACGTGGGACGAAGATGCGCTGCAGGCACGCATTGCGCAGGCCCATGAAGCAGCCACACTCCAACGCGCGCTCCCCCTAGAGCACCGCCTGCTATGCCTGCGAAAACTTGCTTCTCTTCTGGATGAGGAAGGCGTGGAGCTGGCGCGCACCATCACGCAGGAGACAGGGAAAACCATCGCAGCATCTGCGAAGGAAGTGGCCCGATGCGCGGATACCTGCCGCTACTATGCAGACCACGCCGTACGGTTGCTCGCTCCTGAACTCCTGCCCGGAGAGGGCGAGCACGCCTATGTGCAGTGGAGTCCCATCGGTGTGGTGCTGGCCGTGCTGCCGTGGCAGTCGCCGTTCTGGCATGCGTTCCGCTTTTGTGTACCGGTGCTGATTGCGGGGAATGCGGTGTTGCTGAAACACGCAGCAAGCGTTCCGCAATGCTCGCTGCAGATTGAAGCCCTGGTACGCCGCGCCGGATTTCCGCGCGGCGCGCTTACGGCCCTGCTGATCGAAGACAGCCTGGTGGAGACTGCACTGGCAAACGATTACGTTGCCGCGGTATCTGTATGTGGGACGGAAGCCACCGGACGCGCCCTGGCAGCAAAGGCCGGATGGCAACTGAAGAAAAGCGTTCTCCATCTTCCCGGCAACGATCCGATGATCGTAATGCCCTCAGCAGATCAGGACGCTGCGATTGCCGCTGTCATCGACGCCATTGGTAAGGGCGACAGCATTCGGCGCATGATCGTGCACTCTGAGATGTACACCGCAGTAATGGGGCGACTCATCGGCGCCGTGGAATCGCTGTCCGTAGGCGATCCTATGCGAGAAGAAACACGTGTGGGGCCTTTGGGGACATCGGACGCAGTAACGCTTCTGGAAGAACAGGTGAAGGCAGCGGTGACCGCTGGTGGACGTGTTCTGACAGGCGGAACACGTATGGTGGGTCGCGGTAATTTCTTTGAACCGACACTGCTCGCCGATGTCCCACGAAACTCTGCTGTGGCACGCGATGCGTTCTCTGGCCCGGTCTGCCTCTTGTTCCGGGCGCACGATCTGCAGGATGCGATCGCCATCGCAAATGACACCCCCCTGGGGCGAGCTGCTTCTGTCTGGACGAAAGAGCCTGCGGAACAACAACAGCTCATCCACGGTGTGGACGCCGGATTTGTGGCGCTGAATGCGCTTCCGGCGGATGATCCAAGACTTCCGGTAGGCGGCGCGAAACGATCCGGATATGGGCGCGAACTGGGATCGCAGGGCATCCGGGAATTTCTGGTCGCCAAGACCGTGTTGCTGGGCAAATAG
- the nadC gene encoding carboxylating nicotinate-nucleotide diphosphorylase has product MEAALAEDKATSDVTTALAIDPDLRASAAILVRQDCIICGLGVIGTVFDAFAAMQARSGQKSSGRYEVISHSEMFDGVRVRKGQTVAVIRHSAAAIFSCERVILNLMQRMSGIATLTSEFVQLTQGTRAKILDTRKTVPGLRLLDKYAVTCGGGANHRLDLQDGIMLKTSHVVIVGSVTKAVQKVANARKPGQKIEIEVRSLQDAEDAVAAGADALLLVGLSPKQTIEVVEVMRAKAPKVVLEVAEHISLENAREYAETGVDFLSVGALTRSSVGVDLSMRITADVY; this is encoded by the coding sequence GTGGAAGCCGCACTTGCGGAAGACAAAGCCACCAGCGATGTCACAACAGCGTTGGCGATTGATCCGGATCTGCGCGCTTCTGCAGCGATCCTTGTACGACAGGACTGCATCATCTGCGGTCTGGGCGTGATCGGGACAGTCTTCGATGCATTTGCTGCCATGCAGGCGCGCAGTGGACAGAAGAGCAGTGGGCGCTATGAAGTCATCAGTCACTCGGAGATGTTCGACGGCGTACGTGTGCGGAAAGGTCAGACCGTGGCCGTCATCCGGCATTCCGCGGCGGCCATCTTTTCCTGCGAACGCGTCATCCTGAACCTGATGCAGCGCATGAGCGGTATTGCCACGTTGACCAGTGAATTTGTGCAGCTTACGCAGGGAACGCGTGCGAAGATCCTGGATACGCGTAAGACGGTGCCCGGTTTACGTCTGCTGGACAAATACGCCGTGACTTGCGGTGGAGGCGCGAACCATCGTCTGGACCTGCAGGATGGCATCATGCTGAAGACCAGCCACGTGGTCATCGTGGGAAGTGTTACAAAAGCAGTTCAGAAAGTGGCGAACGCCCGCAAGCCGGGGCAGAAGATTGAAATTGAAGTCCGCAGTCTGCAGGATGCGGAAGATGCGGTTGCGGCGGGGGCCGACGCCCTCCTGCTGGTAGGTCTGTCACCAAAGCAGACGATCGAAGTGGTAGAAGTCATGCGGGCAAAAGCGCCGAAGGTGGTGCTGGAAGTGGCGGAACATATTTCGCTGGAAAACGCGCGCGAGTACGCAGAAACCGGTGTGGATTTCCTTTCGGTTGGTGCTCTCACGCGGTCGTCCGTTGGTGTGGATTTGAGCATGCGCATCACGGCGGATGTGTACTGA
- a CDS encoding biotin--[acetyl-CoA-carboxylase] ligase has translation MGSFDVDGVNEALQGTIFHGRLQHFVTIGSTNIQALADAQAGIETGQVYIADEQTTGRGRGGHTWHSEPDRGLYLTMLVRPALRSSDVLKLSMVTALVAIEAVAEVTASRIMDIRWPNDLVIGANPARKVGGILTEAVSKPSGELRHAAIGIGINLNQTEFPVELADVATSLRRELGTSVSREELAVSLLLQMDKELGRLDSNSNETEDVFHRVERESTWIRGKRVRVAEEEGYTGTTAGLTTEGLLRIHCDNGTERVVRHGGVREL, from the coding sequence ATGGGCAGCTTCGATGTGGATGGTGTGAACGAAGCCTTGCAAGGCACCATTTTCCACGGCAGACTGCAACACTTCGTCACCATCGGAAGCACCAACATACAGGCGCTTGCCGATGCACAGGCTGGTATAGAAACCGGCCAGGTTTACATTGCCGACGAGCAGACCACAGGGCGTGGACGCGGCGGTCATACGTGGCATTCGGAGCCAGATCGTGGACTGTATCTGACCATGCTGGTGCGTCCCGCGCTGCGAAGCTCCGACGTATTGAAGCTTTCCATGGTTACAGCGCTGGTGGCGATTGAAGCCGTTGCGGAAGTCACGGCATCGCGCATCATGGACATTCGCTGGCCCAACGATCTGGTGATTGGCGCGAATCCTGCGCGCAAAGTGGGCGGCATCCTTACGGAAGCTGTTTCCAAACCATCCGGTGAACTCCGCCATGCTGCCATTGGCATTGGAATCAACCTGAATCAGACGGAATTTCCTGTGGAGCTTGCTGATGTCGCAACATCGTTGCGTCGCGAACTAGGGACAAGTGTCAGCAGGGAAGAACTTGCCGTCTCTCTGCTTCTGCAAATGGATAAAGAGCTTGGGCGACTCGATTCGAATAGCAACGAGACAGAAGATGTCTTCCATCGCGTTGAACGCGAAAGCACGTGGATACGCGGCAAGCGCGTTCGCGTTGCCGAGGAGGAAGGCTATACTGGCACAACCGCTGGACTCACGACCGAGGGCCTTCTGCGTATTCATTGCGACAATGGCACGGAGCGCGTGGTGCGTCACGGCGGGGTCCGCGAGTTGTGA
- a CDS encoding DUF5666 domain-containing protein: MNHRWMQSGTIQTISRRLALAAVMGAVIAPLAWTSIASAQTAPAAGRVLGTVKNISGNTLTVAPDGGAAPMTVTVGDGARIQQSADMKTVSAATLDQLAIGDRILATGTPGDGGALTATRLIMIKSAAIAQRNAASQADWAKRGSGGIVKSVDAGANTIAISSGKKDVTVTTTGNTIYRRYAPGSVKFEEAQPSALAAIQPGDQLRVRGDKSPDGANITADEIVSGTFKNLSGTIVSINAVANSFVIKDLATKKNETVIISDASDLHAMPPEMAARFGGGAAGARRPGAGGEAPAGGAQAGGERPAGGPPSGGPPAGGFGGRPGGPGGRAADLATMIPRLPKTTLAALKPGEALMIVASGNGTAGPFTAITLLSGVEPLLTGPAGSEMTISPWSLGSGGGEGGGGGPQ; encoded by the coding sequence TTGAACCATCGCTGGATGCAGTCGGGAACGATACAAACGATTTCACGGAGACTGGCTCTGGCCGCCGTCATGGGCGCTGTGATCGCGCCCTTGGCATGGACTTCTATCGCCTCTGCGCAGACTGCACCCGCTGCAGGCCGCGTGTTGGGCACGGTAAAGAACATCTCCGGCAACACTCTTACCGTGGCTCCGGATGGGGGCGCTGCTCCTATGACGGTAACGGTAGGAGACGGTGCGCGGATTCAGCAGAGCGCCGACATGAAGACCGTATCGGCTGCGACGCTGGATCAGCTTGCCATAGGTGACCGTATTCTGGCGACGGGAACGCCGGGTGACGGCGGAGCGCTCACGGCCACCCGTCTCATCATGATTAAGTCAGCGGCCATTGCGCAGCGCAATGCGGCTTCGCAGGCAGACTGGGCAAAACGGGGCTCGGGCGGCATCGTGAAGTCGGTGGATGCCGGCGCAAACACGATTGCCATCAGCTCCGGCAAAAAGGATGTCACCGTTACGACGACCGGTAACACGATCTATCGCCGTTATGCTCCGGGGTCGGTGAAGTTTGAAGAAGCACAGCCGAGTGCGCTGGCCGCTATCCAGCCAGGAGATCAGCTCCGTGTACGTGGTGACAAATCTCCAGACGGTGCGAATATCACCGCTGATGAGATCGTGTCCGGTACTTTCAAGAATCTTTCAGGCACCATCGTTTCCATTAATGCTGTTGCGAATAGTTTTGTGATCAAGGATCTGGCTACCAAGAAGAACGAAACGGTCATCATCAGCGATGCCAGCGATCTGCATGCGATGCCTCCGGAGATGGCGGCACGGTTTGGTGGCGGCGCGGCGGGTGCCCGACGCCCTGGCGCGGGCGGCGAAGCCCCTGCGGGTGGTGCGCAGGCTGGCGGTGAGCGTCCGGCGGGTGGTCCTCCCTCTGGTGGCCCCCCGGCTGGTGGTTTTGGCGGACGTCCGGGTGGCCCTGGCGGACGTGCTGCTGATTTAGCTACCATGATTCCGCGTCTTCCCAAGACAACCCTGGCTGCACTGAAGCCGGGAGAGGCCCTGATGATCGTGGCCTCGGGCAATGGCACTGCCGGTCCGTTTACGGCAATCACGCTGCTGAGTGGCGTGGAACCCCTGCTGACCGGACCTGCGGGCAGCGAGATGACAATTTCGCCCTGGAGCCTTGGCTCTGGCGGCGGCGAGGGTGGTGGTGGCGGACCGCAATAG
- a CDS encoding type III pantothenate kinase: MLLAIDVGNTNTVLGLYRPATSEAPAAQIHCWRIATPVQRTLDELRMVLRGLFIMDGVDIATVTGVAISSVVPPIDSLFREVIEKLFGMKPLFVEPGVKTGLPVLVDNPAEVGADRIVNCVAAFERYGGPTIVVDLGTATTFDVISQRGEYLGGAIAPGIGISADALFERAAKLGRVNIRKPGKVIGTNTVDHIQIGLYYGYIGLVDGICERMIAELATETKVIATGGFAKMLAETSRTIRHVDENLTLDGVRLIYERNQDRVRRRAIATQRPE, encoded by the coding sequence ATGCTGCTGGCGATCGACGTAGGCAATACGAATACAGTGCTGGGGCTCTACCGCCCGGCCACATCGGAAGCACCCGCAGCACAAATACACTGCTGGCGCATCGCAACCCCTGTACAGCGCACTTTGGATGAACTGCGGATGGTACTTCGCGGTCTGTTCATCATGGATGGCGTAGATATTGCGACGGTCACTGGCGTTGCGATCTCGTCCGTCGTTCCGCCGATCGATTCTCTCTTCCGCGAGGTGATTGAAAAGCTCTTCGGCATGAAGCCGCTGTTTGTGGAGCCTGGTGTGAAGACAGGGCTTCCGGTGCTCGTGGATAATCCGGCTGAGGTTGGCGCAGACCGCATCGTGAATTGCGTTGCAGCCTTTGAACGCTACGGCGGGCCGACTATCGTTGTGGATCTTGGCACCGCGACAACTTTTGATGTGATCTCGCAACGCGGCGAATATCTGGGCGGAGCAATTGCCCCGGGAATTGGCATTAGTGCAGATGCGTTGTTTGAGCGTGCGGCAAAACTCGGTCGTGTGAACATTCGCAAGCCAGGTAAGGTGATCGGTACCAACACGGTCGACCACATTCAGATCGGGTTGTATTACGGTTATATCGGCTTAGTCGATGGAATCTGCGAACGCATGATTGCAGAGTTGGCAACGGAGACGAAGGTCATTGCCACAGGCGGCTTTGCCAAGATGCTGGCGGAAACTTCAAGGACGATTCGCCACGTGGACGAGAACCTGACGCTGGATGGTGTTCGTCTGATTTACGAGCGCAATCAGGACCGTGTGCGCCGCCGTGCTATAGCTACACAGCGCCCGGAGTAG